The following proteins are encoded in a genomic region of Corticium candelabrum chromosome 11, ooCorCand1.1, whole genome shotgun sequence:
- the LOC134187314 gene encoding uncharacterized protein LOC134187314, with amino-acid sequence MTTLTLQLCFLIVLAVGGSQSKSVFNYSEEILLYRDPESIVETVNISSSDASHWQENTTKYWRFDIATQNCQSARVNFESFNMAKGDYVVVYGIDNNNEMMGVERFEGKGWRDRGEVNSRRVFAKELIIELHKKHQESHFLLSYVHYADCVPHPGMPGSVCGSRDWLNIICYRAYNHITSLGNSVFRIRFVKNGASYFCTGWKASDDGRFLTNFHCLGNQAQVSSAELDYKYDSTDCTDDVGSAKKIYHGDTLIQTSGSNELDFTIFTVKENTYDIECLQRSHEVPRPHHDYMMIIHHPAGERKKVSLSSDKDSGGFCRRKESCRHPNDYCYDCDTTGGSSGSPVFFWKFSGRMPVYALHHYGGCPNTGVKLSLVSNAAGQNLGSCT; translated from the exons ATGACGACGCTTACTTTGCAATTGTGCTTCCTTATCGTTCTGGCTGTGGGCGGCTCACAGAGCAAATCTGTCTTCAACTACTCGGAAG AGATTTTGCTGTATCGTGATCCTGAGTCTATCGTCGAGACGGTCAACATCAGCAGCTCCGATGCTTCACATTGGCAGGAAAACACGACAAAATACTGGCGATTCGATATCGCAACACAAAACTGTCAATCTGCTCGTGTCAACTTTGAATCGTTCAACATGGCAAAAGGAGACTACGTCGTCGTCTACGGAattgacaacaacaacgagATGATGGGAGTCGAGCGATTCGAAGGCAAAGGTTGGCGCGATCGAGGTGAGGTAAATAGTCGTCGTGTATTTGCTAAAGAACTGATAATCGAGCTCCACAAGAAACATCAAGAATCTCACTTTCTTCTTTCCTACGTTCATTACGCTGACTGTGTTCCACATCCGGGTATGCCTGGATCGGTTTGTGGATCACGTGACTGGTTAAATATTATTTGCTACAGAGCGTACAATCACATCACGTCGCTCGGTAATTCAGTGTTTAGAATCCGTTTTGTTAAGAACGGAGCTTCTTACTTTTGTACGGGATGGAAAGCCTCCGACGACGGTCGCTTTCTCACCAACTTCCATTGCCTTGGGAATCAAGCACAGGTCAGTTCTGCCGAACTGGACTACAAGTATGACTCTACGGACTGCACAGACGACGTCGGAAGTGCAAAGAAAATTTACCACGGAGACACTTTGATTCAAACAAGTGGCAGCAACGAACTGGATTTCACAATATTTACAGTCAAGGAAAATACTTATGATATAGAGTGTCTCCAGCGCAGCCATGAGGTTCCGCGTCCTCATCATGACTATATGATGATCATTCATCATCCAGCAGGAGAACGCAAAAAGGTGTCTTTATCATCTGATAAAGATTCGGGTGGTTTCTGTAGACGGAAAGAAAGTTGCCGCCATCCCAATGACTACTGCTATGACTGTGATACAACGGGTGGTTCGTCGGGCTCTCCCGTGTTCTTCTGGAAGTTTAGTGGGCGGATGCCAGTCTATGCTCTTCATCACTATGGAGGATGTCCTAACACTGGAGTGAAGCTATCTCTTGTGTCTAACGCTGCCGGACAAAACCTGGGAAGTTGCACGTAG
- the LOC134186858 gene encoding carbonyl reductase [NADPH] 1-like, whose protein sequence is MLRNDQMYMMRQTVWHVDYLVYVLARDQERGEKAYQEMQQQGCSNIRFHALDVSDTSSIDKLKTFIETKYGGLDVLVNNAGIMFGQSSNASFAEQARETVKVNFTGTLNVSQSLLPLLRPHARVVNVGSQLGKLKNLSLDLQAKFSSDDLTVEDLVSIMNQFVSAAETGSHTSSGWPNSAYGVSKVGMMALTRIQSRELAKSGKEDIVVNLCCPGWVQSDMGGAKAHLSVDEGADTPVFLALLPPGSPCGQFFFKREVIQW, encoded by the exons ATGCTGAGGAACGATCAGATGTATATGATGAGACAAACAGTTTGGCATGTTGATTATCTAGTATATGTTTTAGCTAGAGATCAAGAGCGAGGTGAGAAGGCTTACcaagaaatgcaacaacaaggaTGCAGCAACATTAGGTTTCATGCCCTTGATGTCAGCGACACATCAAGCATCGATAAGCTGAAGACATTTATTGAGACCAAGTATGGAGGTCTAGATGTACTCGTCAACAATGCTGGCATTATGTTTGGG CAGAGTTCAAATGCATCTTTTGCTGAGCAAGCTCGTGAAACAGTTAAAGTGAATTTCACAGGCACGTTAAATGTAAGCCAATCTCTGTTACCTCTTCTTCGACCTCATGCCAG AGTGGTGAATGTTGGATCTCAACTGGGAAAGCTAAAAAATTTGAGTTTAGATCTTCAAGCAAAGTTCTCATCTGATGATTTAACAGTTGAAGATCTTGTGTCTATTATGAATCAGTTTGTAAG TGCGGCTGAAACAGGAAGCCACACTAGCAGTGGTTGGCCAAATTCAG CATACGGGGTGTCCAAAGTTGGTATGATGGCTCTCACTAGAATTCAAAGTAGAGAATTGGCAAAAAGTGGAAAGGAAGACATAGTAGTCAATTTG TGTTGTCCTGGTTGGGTGCAGAGTGATATGGGAGGAGCGAAAGCACATTTATCTGTGGATGAAG GTGCTGATACCCCAGTATTTCTTGCTCTTTTGCCACCAGGCAGCCCGTGTGGACAATTTTTCTTCAAGAGAGAAGTTATTCAGTGGTGA
- the LOC134187332 gene encoding uncharacterized protein LOC134187332 has translation MTTLTLQLCFLIVLAVGGSQSKSVFNYSEEILLYRDPESIVETVKISSSDASHWQENTTKYWRFDIATQNCQSARVNFESFNMAKGDYVVVYGIDNNNKMIGVERFEGKGWRDRGEVNSRRVFAKGLIIELHKKHQESHFLLFYVHYADCVPHPGMPGSVCGSRDWSNIICYRGHNHITSLGNSVFRIRFVTNGASYFCTGWKASDDGRFLTNFHCLGNQTQVSSAELDYKYDSTDCTDDVGSAQKIYHGDTLIQTSGSNELDFTIFTVKENTDHIECLQRSHEVPSPHHDYMMIIHHPAGERKKVSLSSDMDSGGLCRRKESCRNPNDYCYDCDTTGGSSGSPVFFWKFSGRMPVYALHHWGGCPNTGVKLSLVSNAAGQNLGSCT, from the exons ATGACGACGCTTACTTTGCAATTGTGCTTCCTTATCGTTCTGGCTGTGGGCGGTTCACAGAGCAAATCTGTCTTCAACTACTCGGAAG AGATTTTGCTGTATCGTGACCCTGAGTCTATCGTCGAGACGGTCAAAATCAGCAGCTCCGATGCTTCACATTGGCAGGAAAACACGACAAAATACTGGCGATTCGATATCGCAACACAAAATTGTCAATCTGCTCGTGTCAACTTCGAATCGTTCAACATGGCAAAAGGAGACTACGTCGTCGTCTACGGaattgacaacaacaacaagatgaTTGGAGTCGAGCGATTTGAAGGCAAAGGTTGGCGCGATCGAGGTGAGGTAAATAGTCGTCGTGTATTTGCTAAAGGACTGATAATCGAGCTCCACAAGAAACATCAAGAATCTCACTTTCTTCTTTTCTACGTTCATTACGCTGACTGTGTTCCACATCCGGGTATGCCTGGATCGGTTTGTGGATCACGCGACTGGTCCAATATTATTTGCTACAGAGGGCATAATCACATCACGTCGCTCGGTAATTCAGTGTTTAGAATCCGTTTTGTTACAAACGGAGCTTCTTACTTTTGTACGGGATGGAAAGCCTCCGACGACGGTCGCTTTCTCACCAACTTCCATTGCCTTGGGAATCAAACACAGGTCAGTTCTGCTGAACTGGACTACAAGTATGACTCTACGGACTGCACAGACGACGTCGGAAGTGCACAGAAAATTTACCACGGAGACACTTTGATTCAAACAAGTGGCAGCAACGAACTGGATTTCACAATATTTACAGTCAAGGAAAATACTGATCATATAGAGTGTCTCCAGCGCAGCCATGAGGTTCCGAGTCCTCATCATGACTATATGATGATCATTCATCATCCAGCAGGAGAACGCAAAAAGGTGTCTTTATCATCTGATATGGATTCGGGTGGTTTATGTAGACGGAAAGAAAGTTGCCGCAATCCCAATGACTACTGCTATGACTGTGATACAACGGGTGGTTCGTCGGGCTCTCCCGTGTTCTTCTGGAAGTTTAGTGGGCGGATGCCAGTCTATGCTCTTCATCACTGGGGAGGATGTCCTAACACTGGAGTGAAGCTATCTCTTGTGTCTAACGCTGCCGGACAAAACCTGGGAAGTTGCACGTAG